In Novosphingobium kaempferiae, the DNA window GTGATCGAGCCGTTCCAGCCGCTGCTCGCGCACTTCCTCTCCAAACGTGTGACCAAGGAAGCGCCGAAACCCGGACTGCAGCGTTCGCACGCTTACACCCGCATCGGCCGCGATCTCGCACAGGGAAATCGTGTGCGCACCATTCGCGACAAGACCGGCGATTGCCGCCTTTGCCTGCTTCACGAACCACGGCACGGCTGCGCCGACCTCGGGCCTCGACACGTGTGTCCTGTCGCGCAGGAATTCGGTGATCAGGCTTGCCGCCCGGTCCCCGAACAGGTCCGGCATTCCGGGACCAAGCTCCGCCCAGCCGAGCATGAAGCGCATGAGATCGATCCACACCATCGCCTCACCGCCGGCAAGCGCGTCGTAACGCCCCGATACCGCAGGCCACAGACCGGACGGCAGGTTTGCCGTAAAATGCCGGCTGCTGCTTTCGAATGCGATGTCCAGCGGCGATCCCGGAGGGGACACGTGCATCATGCCCGCTTCCAGCACGGCAACCTTGCGATCGCCCAGAGCCATCCGGCTGCGCCCTTCGGCAACGGCATGGACAAGTATCCGCCCCTGCGGCACGCGCGAGCGTATCCGCACGGGCGCTCCGTAAGTAAGGTCGGCCAGACGGCACGGCCCTGCCGCAACGTGGCGCACTTGCGCGCGGATCGTGCGGCCTGTTTCCCGCATGTCCATCTCGTGCGGGGCCAGTATGCGCGAAAGCATCGCGACCACTGCGTCGGCATCGCGCGTCTCGATCCGCTGCGGCAAGGCGGCGAGGGTCTGCCGCATGGTCAGGGCCGATACCAGTCGACAGGCTTCGCCTTGCGCATGGCACGCACCTGGCTTTCGAACAGCAGTGCCGAGAAGCGATTGCTTTCGTTGAGGCGAGCGGCCGAAGTACGGCAGCGCTCCATGACTTCGGGGCCGATCTTGCGGTCG includes these proteins:
- a CDS encoding AraC family transcriptional regulator produces the protein MRQTLAALPQRIETRDADAVVAMLSRILAPHEMDMRETGRTIRAQVRHVAAGPCRLADLTYGAPVRIRSRVPQGRILVHAVAEGRSRMALGDRKVAVLEAGMMHVSPPGSPLDIAFESSSRHFTANLPSGLWPAVSGRYDALAGGEAMVWIDLMRFMLGWAELGPGMPDLFGDRAASLITEFLRDRTHVSRPEVGAAVPWFVKQAKAAIAGLVANGAHTISLCEIAADAGVSVRTLQSGFRRFLGHTFGEEVREQRLERLDHLIVERGDQFDVTALMQACGIVSMGRFAGYYRDRFGVAPSDRLRRRH